The Gammaproteobacteria bacterium DNA window CGGCTTCCTTCAGCTTCAGCGCCTGCTCTTCGGTCAGCATGCCCAGCGTGCAGCAGGTCTCCATGCCCAGCGCCTTCACGCCCTTGACCATCTCGATGATGAAATCGAGCTGCTTGTCCTTGGGCGAACGATAGGCCGCGCCCATGCAGAAGCGGGTCGCACCGTTGGCCTTGGCGTTCTTTGCCTGCTCGACGACCTTCTCCACTTCCATCAGCGCTTCGCGCTCGAGGCCCGTGTCGTAACGAATCGACTGCGGACAGTAGGCGCAGTCTTCCGGGCAGGCGCCGGTCTTGATGCTGAGAAGGGTCGACACCTGCACGGCGTTCGGGTCGAAGTGCTCGCGATGGATGCGTGCGGCCTCGAACACCAGGTCGTTGAACGGCATGTCGAACAGGGCCACGATCTCCTCGCGACTCCAGTCATGGCGGATGGTGCCCAGCGGCTGGCGGGCTGGCTTGCCAACGTTCTTGGCGACAATATCGGCGGCAGTGCTCATTCTTGCTTTCCCCTTGGATGCTTCCGGTCCAGTCACCGTGAGGCGCCTGTCCAACAAGGGGCGAAGTTTACCGGTCACGTCCGTTCACCGGAAGTCTCCCGCGCCGTTTACAGTTGATTATTTTTTGACCAGGCGGATTCTGGCAGAACCCGGTCGAAAGCCCGGCATTCCCCGGCATCAAGCGAGCACCCGGCCAGCGACACTGGCGGTATGAACCTGCCCCGTTGTCTTGCCAGCCTGCTCCCGCTGTTGTTTGCCTGTCCGATCTGCCGGGGACCGCAGGATTCGAGCCGGACCGTCTGCAGCCGCTGCCAGCAATTCCTGTCGCAACAGGCAATCCCCCGCTATCGCTGCCGCCGCTGTGCCACACCACTGCCGTCAGCCGGCACTTGCCCTGCCTGCCTGGCCGGTCCGACGGTACTCGGGGGCGTCCGCGCCGCCTTTGATTACACCCTGCCGCTGGATCACCTGCTCCACCAGGCCAAGTTCCGTCGCAACCGCGGTGCCATGCAGACACTGGCGCTGCTGTTCGCGGAGCAGGCCATGCATTGGCTGGAGGTGACACGCACCAGGGACCACGGCCTGCGGCCGGTGCTGGTGCCCGTCCCCCTCCACCCGCAGCGACAGCGCCGGCGCGGCTACAACCAGGCCGCCTGGCTGGCGCGCTGCGCCGCAGGCGCCACCGGCCTGGCGATGAGGGAGACGCTGCTGGAGAGGAAAAAGCGAACCTTGCCGCAATCCGACCTGGCCTGGCAGCAACGTCGGAAAAATGTC harbors:
- a CDS encoding ComF family protein, translating into MNLPRCLASLLPLLFACPICRGPQDSSRTVCSRCQQFLSQQAIPRYRCRRCATPLPSAGTCPACLAGPTVLGGVRAAFDYTLPLDHLLHQAKFRRNRGAMQTLALLFAEQAMHWLEVTRTRDHGLRPVLVPVPLHPQRQRRRGYNQAAWLARCAAGATGLAMRETLLERKKRTLPQSDLAWQQRRKNVRDAFTGRDRPPRQVILVDDVMTSGSTLESAARSLKALGAQDVSAWVLLRAGR